ACAATGTTGCCGCTTTTGTTGTGCGTTCCTTTCCAAGGAGAATATGAATGGCATTATCGACTAAATGTTCGTTATCTTATTACTGGTTGCAGGGAGAAAAGCTTTTGGGAAGTCTTGGTGGCATGTTCTCCAAAACTTGGAAACCAAAGAAGCCAGGCACAGTTAAAGGACCTGTCGTTTTCAGAGGTTAATATTATGTTTATCTGTTCACCTtgtaaattttagtaattttaggaGTATCTTGACCATTGACATTATGTTCTTCATGACACAGATGATCCAGTTAGAACGAAGGGCAGCCACTTGGAACAGAAAGAGAAGTTGGGACTGACTTCTGCTTCTAAAGGGCAGTCAAGGACACAGAAGGCACATTCTGACCCAAAAAATGCACTTGAAAAAGTTGAGGTATGTGTCAATGCAGTGAAGGTGTGTCCAATTATCTTGTGTTGTGATCAAGATAGTTTGCCATTGTCATAAACCATATCTTCGAATAACTTTTGATAGAAGCATCACATGAATGATTTAATACCTTGACATGTAGCATACACGAGCTTCTTTGGCCTTGAGGTGTAGAGTATACATACTGATCTTCTAGGGACCAAATTAGTAGTTTGCTCTTATTTAGAATATTGTATTTTTCTCATACCAATAACCTACCATgctatagttattattattattccagcCTGGATGCTGCAATTTTTGTTTGTCATCCTCCCTTCATATTATTGTACAGTGTTCTCTTTGTTGTTACTGTTGAATTCAGATACTGAATAGTGTCCCGAAACAGGTTGAACATGGAAAGCAAGACGATGCACTGTCCGATTTAAGTGATCTGTTGGGAGAACTTAAAGGCATGGCTATTGACATGGGATCTGAAATCGATATGTAAGTCAATTGATTATGTGTTCTCTAATTTTACTTTCTAATAAGTTGTAGATATTATTGAACACCAATGTAGTTTCTTGTGAGGATTATAGTTTAACTGATTAACATTGATGCTTTCTCCGGTTATAGTTTAACTGGAAATTAACTATAAGTGATTTTGATAATGTTGCAGACAAAACAAAGCCCTGGATGGTTTTGAAACTGATGCGGATATGTTGAATATCCGCATGAATGGTGCCAATCAACGCGGGCGTCACCTACTCAGAAAATAGGCCGGTGCTGATGCAGATCATAATAAGATTGGTTTCAACTTGTGTTGTTTCCTTCCTACCCTGCTTCAACACTTTTCATTATTCTGTGGATGGGGATTTGAACATTCTATGAAACTAGTTTTGatgccatcatcatcatcatgtacAATGCACTTTGTGGGGGCAAAACATTGTTTCTGTAATATAGTATTGATTTGATATTTGAGATTATTTATGAAATCTATATCATGATTCATACATAAACCTGCTAAGATAGAATTTGGGTTAACTTCAACTGAAACTAAAATAATTGAAACCAACAATTTTATTCACAAGTTCATTATACAACTTATATGTTTCTTCAAATATGATGTTATTGCAACAGCTATAATGCTCATTACTTACAATTATCATGAGATATGCAATTCCATGGTCCTAGTGTGTAGTGTACAACATTCAATAGATAAAACTTTAGAAGACGTGTGGTTTgtaaaagattttcaaattgcTGAAATCTTATATTGTAAAACCATTCAGATATAAGATTTTTGGTGTAAATTTTCTAAGAGTGTAAAAACATTCTTCTAACCACACATCCTTTTAAAGTTTTCGGTGCCTAGAACAAGCTGGGGCATCAAAGTTGGGGTATACAATAAATGCAATGGACAAAGGAGAGATATATATTGGAGAATGCACATTGCTTTTTACTGGCTCCAATGTTGGTATATCTCCCTCGTTTGTTAGCTTCAATGGAATACCATTCAGCACCATGGTTTGGCTTCTAAGGTAACCATCTTTTGGAGTTAAGTGGTACTCCTCTCTGAATGTCACATCTGATCCTTTCGCTCCGACCCAGGAGAACGCCCTCTTGAGGTGAGCAATGAATGAGTCATCGTCTTTCTGGGTGGTTTTGGCCGTGTTATTCTCTTCAACACTTGCGGTCACAGGGTTCCGAATGTTGAGTATGAAACGAGTCTGATTACTTAAGTTGATAAGTAGTAGTGTCACACCCTCCTGTATGATGAAATTGACGAGAATTTCAACAaagcttgaaaattttgaaacaaacagAGAGCTTGTATTTTTCTAAGTTAATGAACTTACTCTGTCTTTTGAACAATGAGCATAAGTGCGCAAAAATGGGGAAGAAACATCACTTGAAACTGCAAGAACCCTCTTTCCCATTAGCCGATGCCACAAAAGTGCACTGTTCATACACAAGAACGGAAATAGATATGTTCAGCACTGATTTAGTGTTATAAATCTTTCTTGTTTTTGCAGCTATCAACTTCCACTTACCTGTAATAGTCAGGGTTGGGAGTGAAAGTGGTAACATTGATAAGGCCATAATTCCCTCCGATTAAAGTCTGCCGGCAATAAACTTTAGTGTTGTAGGTGGAAGCCATTCCAAGTTGATCCAAGTACCTGTAAGAAATTGAAATTTCCAAACTTACAATTAATGCACTCTATACTGCAGTGCATAAAAGAAAAACTCGATAGAATGTCAATGTCATAATCCTCGAATGGATGATGAAGATTACCAAAAGCTGTTCAAGAATGAGTTGGAAACAGAAGGACTGCCGCTGTTGTATGCACCGCCAGCTTCTCCTACCCATGCAGAAGACCAAGGACCATGTTCTTGAATGGTTTCTGTAAGATTGCGGAAAATATATTCTACCCTGCTCAAGCGTATAGGATCTAGAATTTTCCTTTCGAGATGCTGGTCGCTACCTGAAAAGGATAATTAACTACATCTGATTCTGACTGATTCCGGTCTAAAGTCTAAACTGCTTACAAGAAATTggaaaagtagaaaaagaaaggattATATAGATATATTACAATATCAAATACTTGGTACATTCCCTTTTATCTGTCACTGTCACTTCGAATGATAGATAAAATGAAATGGAAACAGTATTTGGTAAAAATGACAATAGTAGAAACTAGAAAGAGTTAGGTAAGTATAGACCAACCTGGTCCCAAATTATATAAGTGATGAGTCACAACATTGATTATGCCAGAACCTGAAACTTGAAGAAGCTTGTCATACCACTGCTTTTCATAAAATCCACCCGGTGCTACGAGTGAAGGTTTGAACTTGGAGTTCTCATACAATACATCAATAATTTGTTTGAGTTTAATCAAGTCTTTTCCATACTGCGCAACACCGACACTAGCACCAATGCCTTTACCACTCAACTCATTACCTACAGCAGAATATTCAAGAAAGGTAAGTCACAAGCATCAAACAGAGGATGACTTTAACAAATAAGTATCCGTTTTCCTACCAAGTTCCCACGAATCAATCTTGTATCCCTTCGAAACAGTGTATTTAAGAAAATCGTAAGTATTCTGAGGGTCCCAAGCTCCTTCCCAAACATTATGCCTAATCTGGTGCTTCCCATGGAGTGCATTCAGTCCAAAAATCACAATGGCTCTGCAAGTGTCAAAGTCCAATTAAATTACCACAGAAGCCATATAAGTATACAACTGAATATTAGAATGCAGCTAAGTTGGAAGTCATTCCGAAATCTCAACAAAGGGTGAAGAAATTCTCACCCTGTCTTATTGAAAAACTGATTCAGCTCATCCCACCTTTGCATGTGTAAACATCCCTTTGAAAATCCAAACAATCCACCACTCATCTTTTGAAATGGATGACAAGGAGTTTGCAGTCCTATATCATACAGCACCTGATCTTGCAAAGAACCTCCAAGTCTTATCCTCAAAGGCTTGAAAGCTAATCACACAACCATTATTCAAAGAATAACATCATACTTTAAGTCACTATACCGGATATGATACTCACGCCCTTCTCTTTTATATGTTATTGTCAATTTCTGATACTTCCTAGTATCCAAATACAGAGATCCAAGGATGTATCAAAAAGTAACAGTGACAGATAAAAAGTAACAGAGCAAGTATTAGAGAAAGCTTATTGTTACTGAACAAATGCAAATATACTCGAACCTTGGATAGCTTTGGCAAGGAAAGGATGAGTCAAATCCTGGAAAAATCAATCCACATTGAATTGAACAATGACTAAAGCTTCTTTTTCCAGAGTCCTAATTGGGAGAGGGAGTTGAATAGAAACATGAATTAAGAGAAATACTCACCAAATTTGAAACAGAAGAATGTCCCCATGGACAATGGTTGTAGTCACACTTATCATGAGGCCACCAATCAATAGTTGCACAGACATAGTTATCACCTGTTTCGGCTTTTGCTTGAGCTCCATCAACCAGAAGTGAACCATGTGCTATATCTTGACTTAAAGTAACGCGAAGAACACTCAAAAGAAGAAACAATGCAAGATGGATCCCCATTATTGGCTCAGTTACAGTGCTATCCAAGTCCAACACAACTAATCCAAACTAAGTTCTGTAAGGGATGAAAAGCTAAATTACACACATATCTTCTGGAGCTATATAGTATAGCAATTTTTTTGTGTCTGATTTCGAAGATATGAAATGATAAATGTTTTCAGACTAATATTACATAGTGATGAGTCGCTgttaaattggcaacataaatgTTTGATTTGCCTAAAGTGAAATATTTTTAATACTACgatcttttgaattaatgtggtATGTTCATAAATATTATGAACATTCTGATAACAATAACATACTTTActcataaacagaaaaataataagggTGAATATTGTGATCTTCCGAATTAATGATGGCATGTCATAACTCATAAGTATTGAATATAACAATAAcatactttattttaaaaaataaaataaaaaagagatgaaTATTATGATCTTCTGAATTAAGGATGGCATGTCATATAGATGAGCTATAGTCAAATAGTAATGGTGAAGAGCAACACCAGTGCTTTGTGATAATTTAGGTAGCAATTCTAGTGATGAATTCACCAGGTAATGATAATATTCCCTAAGCAATTTTACCCACACTGGAAAGACTTTATCAGAAAaacaaattttcaacaaaaacataaTCACATGTCTAATTAAATCCCATCACAACATTAGACTGGAAAAGTCATGTAACAAATGAATAAATAGATAGATAACTTCATTGTGCCATTAATTAATCATGATAATCAGTTGAGCAGATGAAGCTCATTCTCCCTTAACAAAGTGCTTGATGGTTGATATCTcagttaagaaaaagaaaatagtaataatcatgaTCTATTGTTAATCTTCAGTTTGAAGTTTGAAGACTCAGTCAAACAAGTTAGATTATTCTTTTCTTATCTAAGAAAACCCACTATAAATTCATCTCTGATCCAGTCAaaagaaattcaataaataaataaataaataaatctttcctgattaaaaataaaaaattgtcacacaaaatatttaaatataatgaaAGATCTAAATCTAAATATATTCATAAGTCATAGAAAGATGTTTGTTTTTTTCAGCTGCCATCACTTTCCCAGAAGCTAAATCCAGATGTATAATCAGAACCCaacaagacaaaagaaaaatgagagaCCCCCCAAagaagatgcaaacacagatcAACAGAAAGGAACAAACTttgataagaagataagaacCCAGATGAGAGAAAGTAGAATGCTTACAGTTACAGTTACATCATCAATGAACAAGGGTCAATTGTTGTTGTGCAGCTTCAGAAACATCAATGTTCCATCCAACTCATTGAGCTGCGTGATGGGTCAATAATGGCGGTGGCTGCTTCTTCTTGTGACTGCTAAAAaaaggttcttttcttttttatgttgATATGGTTTTCACTTTTCAGAGACACTTCCAGTGTCCGTACAACAACAGCGGTTGTGCCTATCTGAGTTGTTAGCCACCCCACTCTactcaataattataataattaaaatgtttaattatcctcttagtctctatagtttcgcaaaatttttaattaggtttctatgcttttttctttttaattgactctttataccaattttttttcaattgagtccctacactttttttctttttatttaggtctctataccaattaattttttttagttgagtccctataaaattaagtcaattactactaagagacttaattaacaaaaaaaattagtgcaggaacccaattaaaaagaaaaaaatataaaaacttaattaaaaattttatgaaactataaagaccaacaaaataattaaacctaattaaaaatcctAATTCATTCTTCAAATTATTCTCCTAAGTTCTAAAAAAAAGGTTTtcaatattttatcttttcatgtttttaaaatataacattatgtatttaaatttttactttttttaagtattaaaaaaataaattagaattccTAATCATTACTAATATCAATAGATTCTAATATCACGTGTGTTAATTAAACAAGAGTcgcaaaaattgaataaatatatttaGGAATTAAGATATGAAAATCATATGATATCAtattaatagtttaaaaaattattttaaaagaattatataattttagattAAATTGGATCAATTCAATGCATTAGTTAAATAAGCATAAGGCCTAGTACATAATTGATGTTGTCAGAAATTGAAACTCTAGCTATAAGCATGAAAAATGTTTCTTAACTTGAATTTTCACTTTCAATTGATTGATCTATTTAGCTTACCGACAATACTTAATGTAAGCTCTCCAATATAGGGActtagattttgaaataattattttGCGGTTTGGAGAGGGTTGTCTTTATCAAAGGTGTCGGTAGTTACATTAAGCTTACTCTTTTGGGGGAAGACATTACCTCATATtgcattttatttatttctagaaGTGGCTTAGTTGGGTACAAATCattggagaaaaagaaaaacagttaTTGAAGATTATATACTTTAATCTACAACAAGTTTCAACAATTAAGTATAAGCATTTAAATTACTTTTAACTAGAATGACTGAATGAGACCCACGAAACTGGTACGATGCACgcgataataaatattaaaaattattatgttttgtaaaattaag
This region of Arachis hypogaea cultivar Tifrunner chromosome 8, arahy.Tifrunner.gnm2.J5K5, whole genome shotgun sequence genomic DNA includes:
- the LOC112708197 gene encoding heparanase-like protein 1, whose protein sequence is MGIHLALFLLLSVLRVTLSQDIAHGSLLVDGAQAKAETGDNYVCATIDWWPHDKCDYNHCPWGHSSVSNLDLTHPFLAKAIQAFKPLRIRLGGSLQDQVLYDIGLQTPCHPFQKMSGGLFGFSKGCLHMQRWDELNQFFNKTGAIVIFGLNALHGKHQIRHNVWEGAWDPQNTYDFLKYTVSKGYKIDSWELGNELSGKGIGASVGVAQYGKDLIKLKQIIDVLYENSKFKPSLVAPGGFYEKQWYDKLLQVSGSGIINVVTHHLYNLGPGSDQHLERKILDPIRLSRVEYIFRNLTETIQEHGPWSSAWVGEAGGAYNSGSPSVSNSFLNSFWYLDQLGMASTYNTKVYCRQTLIGGNYGLINVTTFTPNPDYYSALLWHRLMGKRVLAVSSDVSSPFLRTYAHCSKDREGVTLLLINLSNQTRFILNIRNPVTASVEENNTAKTTQKDDDSFIAHLKRAFSWVGAKGSDVTFREEYHLTPKDGYLRSQTMVLNGIPLKLTNEGDIPTLEPVKSNVHSPIYISPLSIAFIVYPNFDAPACSRHRKL